In Carya illinoinensis cultivar Pawnee chromosome 9, C.illinoinensisPawnee_v1, whole genome shotgun sequence, the following are encoded in one genomic region:
- the LOC122275946 gene encoding uncharacterized mitochondrial protein AtMg00810-like: MSGIVILLVYVDDIIITGIDCGLITKLQQLLHATFHMKDLGQLTYFLGLEVHHQASGIFVNQHKYIQDLITLASLEDTSSVDTPMEVNVKYRKDEGDFLNDYTLYRRLVSQFMSAPRHLHLAAVRRIIRYLRGSPTRGLFFPTGSSLQLVAYSDDDWAGCPDTRRSTTGWCMFLGDALISWRCKKQDRVSKSSTEAEYRAMSTTCSEIVWLRGLLEELGFLQTTSTPLHANNTSAIQIATNPVFHERTKHIEVDCHSIRDTLESRVISLPHISSDLQVADVFTKAMTRQRHQFLVGKLLLVDLPSLI, from the exons ATGTCGGGTATAGTCATTCTCttggtttatgtggatgatattatcaTTACTGGCATTGACTGTGGTTTGATTACTAAGCTTCAGCAGTTGTTACATGCAacttttcatatgaaagatcttggccaGCTCACATATTTTTTAGGATTGGAAGTTCATCATCAGGCTAGTGGTATTTTCGTGAACCAGCATAAGTATATTCAAGATCTTATCACTTTGGCTAGTTTGGAGGACACTTCTTCTGTTGATACTCCTATGGAGGTCAATGTCAAATACAGGAAAGATGAAGGGGACTTTCTGAATGATTATACTCTCTATCGGCGCTTG GTTAGTCAGTTTATGTCTGCTCCTCGGCATCTCCATCTTGCTGCTGTTCGACGCATCATCCGCTATCTTCGAGGTTCACCTACTCGTGGGTTATTCTTTCCTACCGGCTCCTCACTTCAACTTGTTGCCTATAGTGATGATGATTGGGCTGGGTGTCCAGATACACGTCGATCTACTACGGGTTGGTGTATGTTTTTAGGTGATGCCTTAATTTCTTGGAGATGCAAGAAACAAGATCGTGTGTCTAAATCCTCTACTGAGGCAGAGTATCGTGCTATGTCTACTACTTGTTCTGAAATTGTATGGCTACGCGGTCTTCTTGAGGAGCTTGGGTTTCTTCAGACTACTTCTACCCCTCTTCATGCTAATAACACTAGTGCTATTCAGATTGCCACCAATCCCGTTTTCCATGAACGCACCAAGCACATTGAGGTTGATTGTCATTCTATTCGAGACACCTTGGAAAGTCGGGTGATATCTCTTCCTCACATCTCTTCTGATCTCCAAGTGGCTGATGTCTTCACCAAAGCTATGACTCGACAACGGCATCAATTTCTTGTTGGCAAATTGTTGCTAGTTGACTTACCATCATTaatttga